Part of the Cupriavidus basilensis genome is shown below.
TTGAAACGAACTTGCATATCTTTCTCTCGCCGCAATTCTAGCTTTTTCCATGATCGCATCAGAAGCGAGCCACTCTACGATTTTTACAGCCGCAGCCTCGGCATTATCAAGAGGGATAAATCTCCCCTCCTCGTTGTCTCTAAAAAGCTCTGGCACCCCCCCTACTGGAGTCGCAAACACCGGCAATCCATTCGCCATGGCTTCAATTATTGCGATCGGCAAATTCTCCATGCTCGCCACATGTAAATAGGCGCGATGCTCTTTCATCAAATCCGATGCACCACTAATATGACCCGTCATTTTAACCAAGCCACCAACATCGAGATTCTTTACCAACTCTGAAATTGCCTTGCTATCGGGACCAGCCCCTACCAAAGTCAAGCTCATTGGCCGGCCCATCCGCTTAGATGCAGCAACGATCTCAACCGCATAGCGCTGGTTTTTTCGATTCTCCAATGTACCAACACAAATCAGATCCCCCATCTGCCTATCAAGTTGACTGGGAACACCCGGATCACGCACGAAATTACGCACCACTTTATAAGGGATATCCTTGACTTCCGGAATTCTCTTTACTAGCTCGCGCCGCATAAACTCGGAAACGAACACCAATCCGTCGAGACGCGGAATAGTAACAGCCTCAAAAAGACGTATTCTATTAAATAAGCGCCCCTTATCCGAAATTAGGCCCTTTCCCACCCATTCATCAGCTTGAGAAATATTGAAATGCACGACCATAAACACTTTCTGCTCCGGCGAGCGTCTGGCGCAAAGCGCAGCATCCGCCGACAGTGGACATTGCGCATATACAACATCAACCGATGTGTCTGTCAGAGTCCGACGTAGCGCCTTCGTTAAAAACAGTCGGTGCCAATATCGGTACCACCAAACACTTGCCGTGCCGCAAATGGCATCTATTAACCTGCGCAACGCAAATATGGGATAAACCTGCCACTTCGGAATGTCATAAGGAGTAATCAGATGAACCGGACAGCTTTGCTCCACTAAATACTTAACGTATGTACTGAAATGAGTTTGAACGCCGGTTTCTCCATGAGGGCGCATAATCGTCGCGATTAGGATACTCTTAGACATTCCTCCACTCCTCTAGCAAAATTCCCTGCCATTGATTCGATGCTGTAGCGATCTGCGGAAACAAGAGCACCTTCTCTCATTTTGAGACGGAAATTTGCGTTATTCAAAAGACTATCGATAGCCTTCGCATAGCAATCCGTGGATTCTTCGACTATCAATCCGTTAAATCCATTCTCCAAGTATTCAATTTCCGGGCTATGAATTTTCAAGTCAGTAGTAATCACCGGAAGACCAGCACAAAATGCATCCACAACCCCTAAACCTACCAGCCCTGGGTTCAGCCAAATATCGCCAAGCTTCAACATGATCGCTTTTTGTCGGTCAAATAGAGGACCGACGTATTGGACCCACTCTCTATCACTCGCGAATTCCCTCACTGCTCCCTCCAGCGCTCCACCACCGATGATTAAGAGGCGAAAATTCGGATTCCTTTCTCTAATGAGTTGAGTTGACTCAAAAAGAATATCTAGCCTTTTATTTCTATAAAGGCTTCCGCAATATATGCCAATGAGATTTTCCTCTCCCCAGCCCAAGCGACTCCTGGCATCGCCTAGTTCCGCAGGCGTTATGTCCGCCAATTGCCTCCGAAGTTCGGAAGTATCAAGAGCATTGTCGACAATGGTGATTCGATTTGAATCATAACCCTGCAATTCCACGTAATCCGCGGATCCTTTAGTGTATGCGAACCACCAGTCCGCCCAATGCAGGGTCCGACGCTTCCAGCGCTCCCCGAGAGTGCCGGATACCGCCTGTCGGTCACGCCCATGCCCCCAGAAAGCGATCCGCTTAAGTCCCAAAATATGCAGAGCCATAAGTAAGTAGTTCAGGGCATGTTTATTAGCATGCTCAATCACAATCAAATCAGCTCGCAACCAAGACATGAGTGTTGGCAAAACCAGTAACTTTCCAAATAGGCGAATCGATCGTACTCTTCTTCCCAGCGGAACTTCCAAATCACCGTGATCTCCCCGTTCGGCTTCCTCCGGCCACGGTGTACCGTACACAACCTCGAGGTCAACACCTTTCTGATCCAGTTCTTTCTTCAGTTGAATAAAAAAAGGCAGTCGGTACCTCTTCATAACCGGCTGAATAATGCAAATGCGCATTTCAATCTCGTGGAGATATTTCTTTGATTAGAAATCTGACGTAAGGCCAGGCAAAGAATAATGGCCACGCTACTGAACCATGGCGAGACGTAAAGTACAACCAGGAACGAGGAGGCAATCCCTTAGGGCCCATCAACTTCTTCCAGCGTGCGCGAAACGGAAGGTCGCGGTCTGCTTCAGTTCCTGCTACGGGATTATTGGAACAGTAACCCATTACTCCACCCGCAACGAAGATACGAAAGCCTGCAGCACGAGCGCGGAGTGCATAATCGATGTCCCCCATAGCATGCTCATAGACCGGATCGAGGTTATCAAGCCGCTCCACAATTTGGCGCGGTATCAGCACAATATTGCCGTTCATGGCTTGACATTCTATGGTCTCCTCTGGATGCCACACCTTGCGAAATTGCAATGGACGAATCGCACTGACGCGCTCCATTCCAGCGTACGTGAGATTCTTGGTGATTCTGTCCACAGTAGCGCCAACGACAATCACCGCATGACCGACCTTCCCGCTCAACTGTTCATAAGCACTTAGCAGACGATCAAGCGCATCCTCACTCAACATGGTGTCATCATTTAACCAAAGCACAAAATCGGGCCGCGCACGCATTGCCACTTCCTGCGCCCGATGCATACCTCGATTCCAAAAAAGAGAACCGTCTCCGTGTTCGATCTTCACAAGGGGAAAATCTTCTTTGACGGCATCTACTGTTCCATCGCTACTGCCATCGTCGACAAGCACCGCATCTAAGCGAACACTATTCGACCTGCGGTTTAAAAACAGCGCCCGCAGGCACGACAAGGTTGTCATCTTTCGATTATGACAGGTTATTAATGCTGTTATATGCACAATTCAACTCACATAGATTATTAACGGAAAAAGACTATGAAAAATACTTTTTCAAATCCTCATCGCGCATAGCTCTAAATTTCTTTGAAAGTGATATACCAACTGCCATCCAAAGGAAAATCATTCCCATATCGAAAACTGGAGGCTCTTCGATATAAAACATGACCCACCTGAACGCGATCATCAATCCAAGCATTTTCGAAAGCCAATTATTCGAGCGCCAGACGCCATAATACGCCGCCAAGAACATAATGAGAAAATATAGCGCCACACCAATCGCACCTCCATAAAGAAGGGTATTCAAAAATCCCACCTCTGTACCGTACCGACGTGTGTCAACTAAATCCTCGAAATCGAAATCCGTATCATATGACCCCGCTGCACCCTCGCCCATAACGAATGAGTCACGCTTATCTAATGTCTTAAAAACATCAACATACAAAAATGTTCTAGTATCGCCAGTCAGATTTTCATCTAGGCCGTCAAGTCTTTTTGCATTCGCATTAATTTTGCTGATTTCGGCAAACGGATTAAATTGACCAGAATACCCGCCCCACAGCCCAAGTAATGGTGCTGCCATCATCAGTATCACCCCCCACTTCAAGACAGCTCGTGGAATCAGATCTCTGAAATAGTATGACAGCACCATAGCCAGAGCAAATGAAATTCTTAGAGCATTTGCGCGAAAACCCATTGCAAATCCTAAAGAGCACAGGGCAACGACAAACACAACCAGCCTATCCCGCGGCCTCAAATATGGAGAGAATAGCAATATCACCGCGATGGGGGCCACCATAAATGCATAAAACTCCCCCCCAATGCTCCACGAGAAATAAAGAAACACAAAAGACAGAACAAATATCTTCCTGACGATTAGCAGAACCAGATTCCGAAAACCAACCAAGCAGATCCCCGCGACGATTGAAAAGTGCAACGACAGCCGTAGGACATTTTCGGTCAATAGATTTTTCCATTCCCAATAGTCGTTAGCGGAAGCTATTCCTCGCAATATCTGGAACAGACTCCAATAAGCTAACAACCAAAACAAACAATAGGCACGCCAAGGAATATCACCCTTTATGTCTTTCCGCATTCTAAAAAACAAGAATAAAATCAGGAAAAACGAGGTATACCCCACAGAGGCGGCCAGATACGTCAACCCGCCCAACTTGGTCATGCCATCAATATATTGGAGACGGTAAAAAAAATCTCGAATAAATATTACTAAAAATGATAAAACCACCAATCTGGAGGCACGCATCAAGTAGTTCGCCCTACATCATTAAACGATGTATCATAAAAGATATCCGCTCTGTTCTTGCACAGCCTGCATTTATAGCGACTCATAGCAGCGGCCTCGAATGCGCAGCCAGGCGCTGCAGGAAATTTCTCTCGAAGCCATCTTTACCTCTAAAACCAGCTATTTTGAAATTAAATACACACCGCAATACGCTTACGTGCCCTTAAAATAATCCGGCACGAAGAAACTCATTCGATCGCTATAATTATTTATCTGACAAAATACAACGAGCATATTCAGGCTGCCGTCAACTTATTATTTCTCCATCGCCCACAGCCATAATACGAAATCAAAAATAGATGAGGCCAACTAACAAATATAATCCATTGATGTTATTTCTCACTCTACTCAATCACAAATGAGGTCGCAAATCGAGGCAACTCACGTGGAGCGAAATTCACCGGTCCTATATAGTTCGGCATATTTCATCGGCCCATTAGATAATCCATAATTCTCGCGAACTGCTTCTGCTTGCCGCCTCCCTAACGACCGTCGCTGATCATTTGATAAACCACACATACTGACCATCGCGGAAGCGATTGCGGAGGGATTCGGTTCAACGTATAGGATTCCGGCCACTCGATCTCGAAAGTCACTCAAAGCCTCGACATTAGAGAGAACGGCGGGTACCCCTGCGGCCATCGCTTCAACCGCGGCGACACCAAACCCTTCTTCAGAACTAGGCATCAAGTAGACGTCAGCGGCATGTAAATACGGCAAGGGGTTCTCGACGACCCCAGCACACCGAATTCGATCTTGAACACCCAGAGCTCGACTAATCGTTTCAAGGGGTGCACCCTCGCCCTGTGGCCCGACTTGGATATACAAGACTCTTAAGGAGTCGTCTATCTTTCCCAGAGCCTCGACAATCATTCCGTAGTTCTTATATGACCAGTTCCCCCCAAGGGATATAAAGACGCACAGGTCATCCGGAAGATCCAGGATCCTTCTAGCCTCTTGTCGTTGACTTTCTGTTGGAACCACATATTTGTCGCTATCGTACCAATTAGGTATCAATGGGTTCCTCACGCGATAACGATTCCATTCATTCCTTTGACCGGATGGGCTGTTCGAAATAAGGGTTACTCTTAATATCCTTCGCATAACCTGGCGCTCGACAAATTTTCGCCAGCGTAGAAACCCTCTAAACCTAAATATATGATGAACTGTACGTAAGAGAAGAATGGAATATCCCAAGTATAGGCGAGTCGTGGCGGCAAATATTGGGCTAGCTCTCTCAGTATGGAGATGAACGATATCGAATTTTCCTTCTCTTAATAAACGACCAACAGAGATAAAAAATGATAAACGCTTGGCAAACGCGATGTGATGAATACGATAGCCCGCCTTTTCTAGCACCTCTGCGTATTCACCAACTGACGAGCCAGTGCTAAGAAGATGGATCTCAGCTTCCTTCTGCCAGAGTGATGCGGCGCTGAGTACCATCGCCTCACCGCCAGATGGCTTCAACTCCGCAAATATATGCAGGATTCTAATTTTACTTTGGTCGACCGAGTGATTTTCATTTACGCGCTTTAGATGCATTTTACAGACCTTACAAAACGAGTTCTGCGTATATCTTCTGATACGCATCCGCCACCGCGCTAATGTGAAACCTTTCTTGCGCAAGAGCCTTACCTCGCATGCCGAGCCGTTTACGTTCCGCAGAAGACTGGGCGAGCTGACACAACCCGGCGCAGATCGCTTTTGGCGATGAGACATCCAAGAGGATGCCTGCGTTTCCACCATCCAGAGTCCATGGCACCCCCCCGCTGGATCGCCCCCCGATGACTGGGATGCCAAGCGCCATCGCCTCAATAGGCGGCATTGGTTGCGCTTCCTCCAGTGAGGGATGCAGGAGTATGTCGACCTCTATGGCGAGGCGATCTAGAACATTCTGATGCGAAGTCCGTCCTGCAAACTCAATGCCATCATCATATCCTTTATCTTTTGCCCATTTTTGCGCTGCTTCACTCGTTCCATAATCCGGACCAAACATAATCATCCTGGCATCCGGAAAATCATTCTTAAATAGCGAAAAAGCCTCGATTGCTGCCTCACCATTCTTTAATAAGCTCCAGCTTGAAAGAATCGTTGCGATTCGTATTCCATGAGATTCGCCCCTTTCAACTCTGGATTTTGAAAATAAATATCCCGGCATTCCATTCGGAATTACTTCCATTTTCCCACGATACAACATGAATCGCTTAATATGATTGGCAACATAGGGGGACACAGAGACAACCCGAGTGGCGCGCCGTAATACCTGGTAGGCCATTAAGGTACGCGCAATCCGGTAGGGTATAAAATTGTGCCTCAGTATCGTAATCGGAGCATCGTGAGCTGTAATGACATGCGGAATCCCGCTAGCCTGTGCCGCTAGGGCATATTCATAAGTCCACTGCGCGTGTAGCACATCCGGCGCCTCACGCGCAATGGTTTCCCTTATGTATTTACACTCAGCATAGAAAAAATCTCTTGCCCTTCGCGGACGAAATGGTCCTATGCAAATTCGTAGATTCTCACCTTCCAGAATAATTTCATTATGCACAGCGGGATCTAATGAAATGATCAACAATCGTACACCTCGTCGCAGCAACTCTCCCGATAGAAGATTAACTGGCGTACCGCCAAGGCCAATAGGCAAATCATCCCTCCACTGCCCGGGGTTCAAGTGATCGCGAAAATCTGCCAAACGGATCGGGCCCAACATACCAACGGTGTAGCTCATCGCCTGCTGTTCTCAGAAAAATAATTTGCACTTCTCTTCTCTGCACTTTCGATCGCCGTCAGGCCAGATCCGCGCAGCCCAGCAAGCCACAGCGGGCCAAGAACAGTGGGCCGGAACTTCTCCTGATATCGCTTCGTCGTAGCGGCTGCTATTCTTCTATATATATCAGCATCTTCCAGAAGGCCAATTAACAACTCAGCGCCGCGGCCCGCGTCGTTAAGCGGCCAAAATAACCCCTCCACGCCGTCATCAACTATCTCCGGAATCCCTCCCACCTCAGCAGCCAGTATTGGTTTTCCGTACGACAATGCTTCGATGAGAGTAAGAGGCATATTTTCGATTGTTGCCGAATGAACAAGGGCACGATGCCTAGAAAGCAGGAGTGCGGCGTCTGGCACAAATCCGACTAAATGCAGCTGATCCGTTATTTCTAGTTTCTCGGCCAATGCTACCAAACCTGTCCTATCCGGACCGTCACCGGCTATCGTTAGTGTGTAGCGATATCCTCTACGTTTAGCCTCGAAAAGAACGTTTAACAAATAAGATTGGTTCTTTCTCGCCTCTAGAGTCCCTATTGCCAGGAGATCGCGATCAATGGATATTACTGTGTTATCTTCACTAGCCGGTGGCAGCGGAAAATTGGCAATGACATGTTGGTCAACGAAAGCGAGCTCTGGTAGACGCTGCAGCACCAAGCGGCGCATGAATTCGGAAACAAAAATAATGGTATCAAGTTTCGGCAGCACAATTCTTTCATTGTCTAAGAGATTGTTCCAGAGTGCACCACCTTCATGGGTGTTTCCACTCAAGACGTTCTCGAATCCCTCAGAAACGTTAAAATGCACCACGCCAACTAGTCGAAAAACAAACCCCCTCTCTCGCAATTTAAGTGCTACACGAGCGCTCAAAGGATCTTGGGCGTATACTATTTTTGATATGCCCGCTCCATTTGTTAGCGCTCGAATTAACTGCGCAGCGAGCAATTTGGCATTAAATGCGCGGTTCCAAAGTATCGCGCTCTCGCGACTCACGGCACCGAATGCACGACAAATTATGCCCCCAAATCGGCGTAGCCACCGACTAGCATCGTAGGGCGTGGCAATCGTTACAGACATCCCCTCTGAAGTCGCGCACCGAGCTATAGCATTTAGGTGCGTTTGTACACCGCAGCGCCCCTGCGCAGGTAGGAGGGTGGCAATAATCAATTGATCAATATTACTCATTCCTAGTATCCCCAACGTCGCATACACCACGTAAGTGGTTCTGGCAAACGCCCGGCTGAAGCGGCAAATAATCCAACAACATCACGTCCAATCAGCCAGCGACCGAAAAACAGGACAACAACAGCGCAAAATAGGCCCGTTCCAAATAGTACGCCGGCCAACCGTAGGGCCGGGTTTTGTAACCAATTTTGGAGTAAATGATCCATGCTGGCCGCTAGGGCAGCTGCAAAACAGCCGACGATCAATGGACCCGATATCGCCCGTACAAATTGCACCCAACGGGCTTCGCATATCCGGAGGGCGAGACCCGTAATCAGCAAACAACGCAAAATATATACGCTAAGCACTGCCCACGGCACGGCGAAAATGGAAACATTCGCTGCCCAACTCAAAGCGAATGCAAGCGCGAGAAGACTAAACGCATGTATGCTGGCCTCACTCCTCGCTTTTCCAAGGCCAAGGAGAAGTGGCCCGCCGAGCGCAAGTAGGACATTGATCGGCATAGCTAACGCCAACGGTGTAAGCAAAGACTTGGCTGGCAACCATGCCTCACCATAAACACCAAGAATGGTTGTCTGCGGTATTGCCGCCAGTGTTAAGAACGCAGGTATGAGCAACATCGCAACTCCACCAACTGAAGCCAGATAGGAGCGTCGCACCGATGCGATGTCAGTCTGACCGCGCGAGTAGGCAGAGAACAGCACACTTTGAACAGCTGAGACAAAGGCGTTCATAGGCGTCGCAACAAGATTCATGGTGCGGTTGTAGAGTCCAAGCTCCACGATGCCGAAAATCCTCCCAACGATGGCGGCATCAAGATTGCTAATTCCCCAACTGCTGACATTCCCAGCGAGTACCCCAGATCCGAACGCTAGCATTCCGCCACCCGGCATGCGTAGCGTCGGTTGTAATGAGTGACGAACTCGGAGATAAAGCGCGGCCGAAGTGATTATGGCCTGCGTCAACTGGGCCACCACCAGCGCCCAGACCCCAGCGCCTGCCCAAGCCATAGGTAATCCGACAGCAATATAGCCCGTGAGGTAGCCCCCAATACTCGCCAGTTGAATCGCGCGAAAGTTCATTTGACGGCGCAATATGGCCGCAGAGGTCTGCCCAGAAGCTTGCAGGACAAAGAGTAGTGCCATGGCCTGCACTACTTGCACGGCATTGGGCTTGCCGAAAAATATGCCTATGAGCGGCGCCAAGCTGGCTACAACAACGCTGAATACCAAGCCAACAACAATTTGCACGGTAAAGGCGAAGCGGATGTCCAATGGTGTAATATTCTGGCGCTGAACTAATGCTGATGCCAAACCGAAATCAGCAATCAAATTTCCAAGGCCGATAACTATCCAGGCGATCGCCACCAGCCCGAAAGGTTCCGGGCCGAGTAATCTTGCCAAGACAATACCGATGATAAATTGCACCAACGCACGAACGGTATTCCCGAAGGCGTTCCACTTAAGCGCAGTGAATCCTCTTGAAGTTTTATTTTGTGATTTCAATTTTGTCACTAATTAAATTTAATCAATATAAAATTATAGCCAACAAATAATAATTGATTAACCTCAAGGCGCTTTTCGTTAAATCTATGCCACTCTTACAGACATCTTGTAACCATGAGATTTGAGGAGCACGTGCCGCTGCGCCTCCGCCAAATCGTGTGCGACCATTTCTTTACACATTTCCTGAACCGTGATTTCGGGAGTCCAGCCCAGCTTTTGCCTGGCTTTAGTCGGGTCACCAAGTAGGGTTTCAACTTCCGCCGGGCGGAAGTAGCGAGGATCGACTTTGACGATCGGTCGATCGCCCCAGTAGCCGATTTCGTCGATTCCCCTACCTTCCCACTTCACTTTCATCCCGAGCTCCGCCGCCGTCCACTCAATGAACTGGCGGACACTGTATTGCACCCCCGTAGCAATCACGAAATCCTCCGGATGATCTTGCTGCAACATTAGCCATTGCATACGCACGTAGTCCTTCGCATGGCCCCAGTCGCGCAATGCGTCCAAATTGCCCATATAAAGGCAATCCTCCAATCCTTGGTGGATGTTAGCCAAGCCCCTGGTGATTTTTCGGGTAACGAACGTTTCGCCACGACGGGGGCTCTCATGATTAAATAGAATGCCGTTGCAGGCGTACATGCCGTACGCCTCCCGGTAGTTCACCGTAATCCAGTAAGCGTACATCTTAGCGACCGCATACGGGCTACGCGGATAGAAGGGGGTCGTTTCCCTCTGCGGTGTCTCTTGGACCAATCCGTACAGTTCGGACGTGGACGCCTGATAGAAGCGAGTCTTTTCCTCTAACCCCAAAATACGGATTGCTTCCAGAATACGTAAGGTTCCCATCGCGTCGACGTCAGCAGTATATTCTGGGCTTTCAAAGCTCACGGCCACATGGCTTTGTGCTCCAAGATTGTAGATTTCGTCTGGCTGAGTCTGCTGGATGATGCGTACGAGGTTACTGGTGTCGCTCAAATCCCCGTAGTGGAGATTAAATCGGGCGTTCTCCACATGGGGATCCTCGTAGATATGATCGATTCTATCCGTATTAAAACTGGAAGCGCGGCGCTTGATTCCGTGAACCATATAGCCTTTTTCCAGCAAAAATTCGGCGAGATATGAACCGTCTTGCCCGGTAATCCCGGTGATGAGGGCAACTTTTGCTTGTTTCATAGAGAAATAATCTTCCTGGAGGTCAATAACTAGGCCCATTGCCGAAATGGTGCGACGTCATACGCGAGGCGCACTCCATCCGCCAGCGTTGTACGAGCCCGCCAGCCCAGCGATGCCAGCCGACTTACGTCGAGCAGCTTTCTAGGAGTGCCATCTGGTTTGGTCGCGTCATATACGATACGGCCGCGGAAACCAACCACGTCCATCACTGTCTCAGCCAACTCTCGAATCGTTAAGTCCTTCCCGGTACCTATATTTACCAATGGGCCGTCATATCCCTGCTCAGCAAGATGTACGCATGCATCGGCCAAGTCATCTACGTATAGAAACTCACGGCGCGGCGTGCCGGTGCCCCATACCACGTACTCATCGTCGCTCCGTAGCTTGGCTTCGTGGGCTTTTCGAATAAGGGCAGGTAACACGTGACTATTGGCTAGGTCGTAGTTGTCATTGGGCCCATAGAGATTGGTTGGCATCACACCTACATACTGGCGACCGAACTGTCGGTTGTAGCTCTCGCAGAGCTTGATACCCGCGATCTTGGCAATCGCGTAGGGCTCGTTTGTGGGCTCGAGAGGGCCAGATAGCAGATACTCTTCCTTGATTGGCTGAGGACAGTCGCGCGGGTAGATACAACTTGAACCCAGGAACATGAGTCGCTGCACGCCAGCCAAATGCGCACCGTGAATGATGTTTGCCTCGATCAGCAGGTTTTGATACAGAAAGTCCGCGCGATATAGGTTGTTGGCTTGGATTCCTCCCACCTTGGCCGCGGCAATGAAGATGTACTCCGGCCCCTCCGAACTCAGGAATGCGTGCACTGCGCGTTGATCGAGCAGATCTAGTTCGGCATGCGTGCGCGTGAGCACGTTTGTGTAACCGCCTTCTCGCAGACGACGAACAATAGCACTGCCTACCATCCCGCGATGGCCAGTAACAAAGATCTTTGCTGTCTTATCCATCGTCTCGCTCATTTGCGTCCGTATGTGTCTTCAAAGCGCACGATGTCGTCTTCTCCAAGATAACTGCCACTCTGCACCTCGATGAGTTCAAGCGGTAGTTTTCCTGGATTCTCCAACCTGTGGACTGTGCCTAAAGGGATATAACTCGATTGGTTCTCGGATAGTAAAAAGGTCTCATGTCCACAAGTTACTCGCGCCGTGCCTTTAACCACGATCCAGTGCTCAGCACGATGGTGGTGCATCTGCTGCGAAAGTTTGGCGCCGGGCTTTACAGTGATGCGCTTCACCTGATACCGCTCGCCATCGTCCACCGAATCGTACGCGCCCCATGGGCGATAGACTTTGCGGTGCTCTGTGGCCTCGCTTCGGCCAGTCTTGCGAACAAGATCCACCAGCACCTTCACGTCCTGCGTCTTTTCCCGATGTACCACCAGAACGGCGTCAGGTGTTTCCACAACCATTACATTGTCGAGACCAGCAACCGCGACCAACCGATGCGATGAGTGAATCAGGCAATTCTTTGCGTCGTGCAAAAGCACGTCACCGACGGCCACATTGCCCTCTTCAGTCTTCTCTCCCACTTTCCAAACTGCATCCCATGAGCCGACGTCGCTCCACTCGGCGGACATTGGCACCATGCGAGCGAGGCGGGTATGTTCCATAACTGCGTAGTCAATCGAATTGCTCGGACAACGTGCGAGGGATTCAGAGTGCAGACGGAAGAAGTCCTGGTCTTGATGGCCCTGGTCGACTGCCTCCTTTGCGAGCGTGAGTATCTCAGGTGCGAATTTCTCCAGTTCTGCTAAGTAAGCAGATGCCCGAAACAGGAACATCCCGCTGTTCCAGAAATAGTCCCCCTCTGCCAGGTACTGGCTGGCTAGCTCATGCGAGGGCTTCTCAACGAACCGGTCCACGTCAAACACGGACGCCCCATTTGGCAAGCCAGACTTGATGTAGCCGTAACCGGTGGCAGGTTCGGTGGGAATGACGCCAAATGTGACAATTGCACCCGCCTGCGCCGCAGGTACCCCATTGCCGACTGCGAGCACGAATGCATCTGTATCGCGAATTAGCTGATCGGAGGGCAATAGCAAGAGTATGGGATCTTGCCCGTTTGCCGTGGCTCGCAATGCTGCAACGGCTGCCGCAGGCGCGGTATTCCGCCCATGCGACTCGAGAATCAGGGATCCGTTCTCGACCCCCATTTCGCGCACTTGCTCGGCCACCATGAATCGGTGTGCGTGATTGGATACCAACATCGGCGCGCTAATGCCAGGGATTGCCTGCACTCGTAGCAGAGTATCCTGAAGCAATGACCGATTACTCAGCAGCCGAAGGAACTGCTTGGGATAGCCCTCGCGGGAAAGCGGCCAGAGGCGAGTACCAGAACCTCCACAAAGTACAACCGGGATAATGGCGGCTGGTGTTTCCATCCGTTTGCTCCTTCTGCAAAATCGACGTCGATCTCACCTGCATAGCAAATATCAGGCGGCAAAAATTACTCGCGCCCTGAAGTCGGGGCGAGACGTCCCCGCTATGAATAAAATACCAAGTTTGGGATGTTTATACAGCAGATTATAATTTCTGCCCCCCATTTTTCTTCCAGCCTTTCCACCCGATCTATTATTTTCCAGTCGATCAGCTTTTCGTAACCAATAACTGAATAATTAGATTAATTTTTATAGGCTGCTATATTAATTTATTTTAAGCGAAGATTCGGCGACAACGGCTGCACTGCCTAGACGCTTCGAGGCGGTCTCTGCACGGCTTCTT
Proteins encoded:
- a CDS encoding glycosyltransferase family 4 protein, translated to MSKSILIATIMRPHGETGVQTHFSTYVKYLVEQSCPVHLITPYDIPKWQVYPIFALRRLIDAICGTASVWWYRYWHRLFLTKALRRTLTDTSVDVVYAQCPLSADAALCARRSPEQKVFMVVHFNISQADEWVGKGLISDKGRLFNRIRLFEAVTIPRLDGLVFVSEFMRRELVKRIPEVKDIPYKVVRNFVRDPGVPSQLDRQMGDLICVGTLENRKNQRYAVEIVAASKRMGRPMSLTLVGAGPDSKAISELVKNLDVGGLVKMTGHISGASDLMKEHRAYLHVASMENLPIAIIEAMANGLPVFATPVGGVPELFRDNEEGRFIPLDNAEAAAVKIVEWLASDAIMEKARIAARERYASSFQANYMGARLTNFLISFG
- a CDS encoding glycosyltransferase family 4 protein — its product is MRICIIQPVMKRYRLPFFIQLKKELDQKGVDLEVVYGTPWPEEAERGDHGDLEVPLGRRVRSIRLFGKLLVLPTLMSWLRADLIVIEHANKHALNYLLMALHILGLKRIAFWGHGRDRQAVSGTLGERWKRRTLHWADWWFAYTKGSADYVELQGYDSNRITIVDNALDTSELRRQLADITPAELGDARSRLGWGEENLIGIYCGSLYRNKRLDILFESTQLIRERNPNFRLLIIGGGALEGAVREFASDREWVQYVGPLFDRQKAIMLKLGDIWLNPGLVGLGVVDAFCAGLPVITTDLKIHSPEIEYLENGFNGLIVEESTDCYAKAIDSLLNNANFRLKMREGALVSADRYSIESMAGNFARGVEECLRVS
- a CDS encoding glycosyltransferase family 2 protein: MHITALITCHNRKMTTLSCLRALFLNRRSNSVRLDAVLVDDGSSDGTVDAVKEDFPLVKIEHGDGSLFWNRGMHRAQEVAMRARPDFVLWLNDDTMLSEDALDRLLSAYEQLSGKVGHAVIVVGATVDRITKNLTYAGMERVSAIRPLQFRKVWHPEETIECQAMNGNIVLIPRQIVERLDNLDPVYEHAMGDIDYALRARAAGFRIFVAGGVMGYCSNNPVAGTEADRDLPFRARWKKLMGPKGLPPRSWLYFTSRHGSVAWPLFFAWPYVRFLIKEISPRD
- a CDS encoding glycosyltransferase, producing the protein MHLKRVNENHSVDQSKIRILHIFAELKPSGGEAMVLSAASLWQKEAEIHLLSTGSSVGEYAEVLEKAGYRIHHIAFAKRLSFFISVGRLLREGKFDIVHLHTERASPIFAATTRLYLGYSILLLRTVHHIFRFRGFLRWRKFVERQVMRRILRVTLISNSPSGQRNEWNRYRVRNPLIPNWYDSDKYVVPTESQRQEARRILDLPDDLCVFISLGGNWSYKNYGMIVEALGKIDDSLRVLYIQVGPQGEGAPLETISRALGVQDRIRCAGVVENPLPYLHAADVYLMPSSEEGFGVAAVEAMAAGVPAVLSNVEALSDFRDRVAGILYVEPNPSAIASAMVSMCGLSNDQRRSLGRRQAEAVRENYGLSNGPMKYAELYRTGEFRST
- a CDS encoding glycosyltransferase family 4 protein, whose translation is MSYTVGMLGPIRLADFRDHLNPGQWRDDLPIGLGGTPVNLLSGELLRRGVRLLIISLDPAVHNEIILEGENLRICIGPFRPRRARDFFYAECKYIRETIAREAPDVLHAQWTYEYALAAQASGIPHVITAHDAPITILRHNFIPYRIARTLMAYQVLRRATRVVSVSPYVANHIKRFMLYRGKMEVIPNGMPGYLFSKSRVERGESHGIRIATILSSWSLLKNGEAAIEAFSLFKNDFPDARMIMFGPDYGTSEAAQKWAKDKGYDDGIEFAGRTSHQNVLDRLAIEVDILLHPSLEEAQPMPPIEAMALGIPVIGGRSSGGVPWTLDGGNAGILLDVSSPKAICAGLCQLAQSSAERKRLGMRGKALAQERFHISAVADAYQKIYAELVL